In the Glycine max cultivar Williams 82 chromosome 6, Glycine_max_v4.0, whole genome shotgun sequence genome, GTCTTAAAGCACTATAGCAATGCTAATCAAAGAATGCCAATCATCTACGTAAAACTTTATATGTACCAGGTAAGCCTCGTACTTTTTGGTAATTCACAGATATCTCTGATTTATTTGCTCAGTGCCTGATAAAAGTCTATGGCATGTGTGTAGATTTTCAGGGGGTTGGCTTACATCCACACTGGTCCCAAAGTTTGCCACAGAGATTTGAAGCCTCAAAATATACTGGTTTGTTTATATGTTAATTGTTGTtgtagtgtgtgtgtgtgtgtacacGGGGGTGTATCTATCGGGAGAGCCTTTTTTTTATGTGggtaaagaaataaatattgacCATTAGATCTTATCATGAATGGTTGAGATTTAAACACAAGTCGTTTGAGTTCTTAAAAAAAGTTACTTGACCTTTTTAAGTGATCTTGTGACTTTAAGTTTTTATCTTAACCCTTCATTTGAATTATATGATTGAGATTTTTTACTCTTGCTTGATATgctccctatatatatatatatatatattcaaattcaattcattCTTAAAAGTGGTAACTGTTTCTGGCTTTGATATCATTCTGTGTATATTCCAGGTGGATCCTCTTACACACCAAGTGAAGCTATGTGATTTTGGAAGTGCAAAAGTTCTAGTATGTTGACCTCCTTATTTTGCTTGATGTACTTAATTTTTTGTCCAACTTTTCCAGCACCATTATCTTTTATATTGACAAAGTAATAACTCAAAATGTCAACCAATAACCTATGAATCGTCATAAAGTTTTAGTTTAGACTTTGGATGAAGAGGGTCTAATTTTTACATTGTTTTGATTGTAGTCTCGTGTgttgatgtttttttatcttgGTTTGCTCTACATCAAGCTGTGgagctttctttcttttcttttttttaaagatttcttttataccatattaaattaaatattttgatttgtttttcctTCACTTTTTTTGTGGAaacagcattttttttttgagtttttggtCATGTTCTGTATGATTTCAacttatatttttgtgagagGGAGACTACTACCCATCTTACAATATCCAGGATCATTTACTAACCTTCAATTTTGTATCATCAGGTCGAAGGTGAAGCTAATATATCATACATATGTTCACGATTCTATCGAGCACCAGAACTTATATTTGGGGCCACAGAGTATACCAGTTCGATTGATATTTGGTCAGCTGGCTGTGTTCTTGCTGAACTTCTTTTGGGCCAGGTTTGTGTCATTGAtttgttttcattaattattgttaCTACAATACTATATTGTATAAATTTTCCACGAAACAATGTAAATGTTTTCTTGATTATATGCCACCCATGTGTTATCTAAAACAATCTAAACTTTTTCAGCCATTATTCCCTGGCGAAAATGCAGTAGACCAGCTTGTACATATTATAAAGGTACAATTGGTGTTAACACGTATTGCATGTTCCTTAGTCATGCCATCCTTGTCATCATAACTCACCtttgtaaaattttgtattgCAGGTGCTTGGCACACCCACCCGAGAGGAAGTACGCTGTATGAATCCCAATTACAATGACTTTAGGTTTCCACAGATAAAAGCACACCCATGGCACAAGGTCTATAATTTTATCTCCTTCAGACAGTTGGTTTTTCAGAtgataaaaaatgtgattaacatgaaaaatattcctGGGCATTCTAACACATCAAAATTTTATGTAGATATTCCACAAAAAGATGCCTCCAGAAGCTATTGATCTTGCATCCCGGCTTTTGCAATACTCCCCAAGTCTCCGGTGCACTGCGGTAAGTGTGGTTGGCTTTACCCCGCTTT is a window encoding:
- the LOC100799582 gene encoding shaggy-related protein kinase eta, which codes for MAEDKEMSTSVINGNDSLTGHIISTTIGGKNGEPKQTISYMAERVVGTGSFGIVFQAKCLETGEAVAIKKVLQDRRYKNRELQLMRVMDHPNVISLKHCFFSTTSTDELFLNLVMEYVPESMYRVLKHYSNANQRMPIIYVKLYMYQIFRGLAYIHTGPKVCHRDLKPQNILVDPLTHQVKLCDFGSAKVLVEGEANISYICSRFYRAPELIFGATEYTSSIDIWSAGCVLAELLLGQPLFPGENAVDQLVHIIKVLGTPTREEVRCMNPNYNDFRFPQIKAHPWHKIFHKKMPPEAIDLASRLLQYSPSLRCTALEACAHPFFDELREPNARLPNGRPFPPLFNFKQELSGASSELVNKLIPDHVKRQMGIQFMHLGGS